From Tiliqua scincoides isolate rTilSci1 chromosome 2, rTilSci1.hap2, whole genome shotgun sequence, the proteins below share one genomic window:
- the MUC22 gene encoding mucin-22 has protein sequence MATDEDNTDSTITATPEVHFIPTIVLGDAANAPALREIVPVPEDISNITSGEKLNSSVFGDAFNAFSDGDPATSFGSTTVFVNTFGSKVTSTPGDYTTGEGDSTLVPEDVINSAHPFSDPEEVFQTSFKETFPISSETITVLSEGVTDNLSTVDTSTISNTFSAMFQLPSTVVFGNTVSLSDGNNTAVEGLYTTSGSRGKPIEGNKTECESRDIGWPPSATIITSPGGIPNASTDGNLNTSGNMTTAVSVGTIQYVSTTGSGNTFAITVGENATASGNIPTTHLETDPFNEPVSVIPGNVTSIASAGGATTVKPKNMTIAPVHIQTMAAVEIPTNPGNASSTPGETATVLSSGDVTMTAIPCKEAITDSENFTITMTPSSISGIGNPKATQYIADTDSGDSITTIAAAPGSAIQTSAHGKDSNIITGEVLSTTLLKACEETTTIVSFQESTANFVPVVARTTDTQGNAFSSMDENVTSCESSVEPEDAVGTTSDNNTTIGDKVTVVDFGENTVTSSSGETVATSQGIQTGTNNGGNTSLEESITAVLGPTSSDDLIPGVFSFSNGKPLLDSTSTHGDISSETIGPGTTSTHNTEQEISTNALDDATSTSTSDFAFINKANKGSRSTDPNVSPRSASAAASIPCDTTTSALGETVPVEERITSGNAKSMITPLGEASDQPGSHSNTEATTSTVSFSIIANAIHGDTECIAASQNLSSNKCIPPEDTSAITTNSTSSPENITPLDSDRPDEAVTSGKININFCSEPLRPRAITASAEDLIFEDVATNASGDSNTPDNITHFPENAAATIAEVAAIVSGNNSTAPENPLNNTTLGKSNYNFTRVTSTTMQGALNIAAGRSPTAKPKETIDTNMTENSASTPRQIKTAPEDDLIIAQEKSTIVSSKITDETPVATRETSAPEWIPTVTSEETNIAILGETTNPTAREATIALGEIVALSPGETPETTDTSRDISTSMGQKKATTYEDASAASENTLIGTPRKEVFSCSVEIPASDYDVTIIIHRKTSKTRNTARSGLSSAICPGETPTTVSAKATTIHREASPTVIQRNVPIAHTPKESLMAVPKEITSVFQGKISTVNPVVSPPYWFILFLGFLLMIVLVVVGLCMVI, from the exons ATGGCTACTGATGAAGACAACACAGACAGCACCATCACTGCTACTCCTGAAGTCCACTTCATTCCTACCATTGTCCTAGGAGATGCTGCCAATGCCCCTGCCTTAAGGGAGATAGTGCCTGTTCCTGAAGACATTAGTAATATCACTTCTGGGGAGAAGCTGAACAGTTCAGTCTTTGGAGATGCCTTCAATGCTTTTTCTGATGGAGACCCAGCTACCTCCTTTGGCTCCACTACTGTCTTTGTGAATACCTTTGGAAGTAAAGTAACCTCAACCCCAGGGGACTACACCACAGGCGAAGGTGACAGCACTCTGGTTCCTGAAGATGTTATCAACAGTGCTCACCCTTTCTCTGACCCTGAAGAGGTTTTCCAAACCTCCTTTAAAGAAACGTTTCCCATTAGCTCTGAAACCATCACTGTTCTCTCAGAGGGTGTCACTGACAACCTTTCTACTGTAGATACTTCGACCATTTCTAACACATTTTCAGCTATGTTTCAGTTGCCTTCAACTGTTGTCTTTGGAAACACTGTCAGCCTCTCTGATGGCAACAACACTGCTGTTGAGGGCCTGTACACAACTTCTGGCTCCAGAGGAAAGCCTATAGAAGGGAACAAAACAGAGTGTGAATCTAGAGACATTGGCTGGCCTCCCTCGGCAACCATAATCACTTCACCTGGGGGCATACCCAATGCTTCCACAGATGGCAACTTGAATACTTCTGGAAATATGACCACTGCTGTCTCTGTGGGGACCATCCAGTATGTTTCCACAACAGGCAGTGGAAACACTTTTGCCATCACTGTTGGAGAGAATGCCACAGCTTCTGGAAACATCCCCACCACTCATTTAGAGACTGACCCCTTTAATGAGCCTGTCTCTGTTATACCTGGAAATGTAACCAGTATTGCTAGTGCCGGAGGTGCCACAACTGTAAAACCTAAAAACATGACCATTGCTCCTGTACACATACAAACCATGGCTGCTGTGGAGATCCCCACAAACCCTGGAAATGCCAGTTCTACCCCTGGAGAAACTGCCACTGTGTTATCTTCTGGAGACGTCACGATGACTGCCATCCCTTGTAAGGAAGCAATCACTGATTCTGAAAATTTTACCATTACCATGACTCCTAGTTCCATTAGTGGAATTGGGAATCCAAAAGCTACTCAGTACATCGCTGACACAGATTCTGGAGACAGCATAACCACTATTGCTGCTGCTCCAGGAAGTGCCATCCAAACCAGTGCCCATGGAAAGGACTCCAATATCATCACTGGAGAGGTCTTGAGCACTACCCTTTTAAAGGCCTGTGAGGAAACCACCACcattgtttcttttcaagaaagcACTGCCAATTTTGTCCCTGTAGTTGCTAGAACTACAGACACTCAAGGAAATGCATTCAGTAGCATGGACGAAAATGTCACCAGCTGTGAATCCTCTGTTGAACCTGAAGATGCAGTTGGCACTACCTCTGATAACAACACAACCATTGGCGACAAGGTCACTGTTGTTGACTTTGGAGAAAATACTGTCACCTCTTCCTCTGGGGAAACTGTTGCTACATCCCAAG GAATTCAAACCGGCACCAACAATGGTGGGAATACATCTCTAGAAGAATCAATAACTGCAGTCCTAGGCCCCACTTCCTCAGATGATCTTATTCCTGGGGTGTTCAGTTTTTCCAACGGAAAGCCCCTCCTTGACTCCACCAGCACCCATGGAGATATCTCTAGTGAAACAATTGGTCCTGGCACCACTTCTACCCACAATACGGAACAAG AAATCAGCACAAATGCTCTGGACGATGCTACCTCTACCAGCACATCTGACTTTGCATTCATAAACAAAGCTAACAAGGGGAGCAGATCCACTGACCCCAATGTCAGCCCTAGAAGTGCAAGTGCAGCTGCCTCCATTCCATGTGACACCACCACTTCAGCCCTTGGAGAGACGGTGCCTGTAGAAGAAAGAATTACTTCTGGGAATGCCAAAAGTATGATCACACCTCTAGGAGAAGCCAGTGACCAACCAGGCAGCCACTCAAATACTGAAGCTACCACCTCTACTGTGTCATTCAGCATTATTGCAAATGCCATCCATGGAGACACCGAGTGCATCG CTGCATCCCAAAATCTTTCTTCCAACAAATGCATCCCCCCTGAAGATACTTCTGCCATCACTACCAATAGTACATCTTCCCCTGAGAACATCACACCTTTGGACAGTGATAGACCTGATGAGGCAGTTACTTCTGGGAAGATCAACATCAACTTCTGTAGTGAGCCACTAAGACCCAGAGCTATCACTGCCTCTGCAGAGGACCTCATATTTGAAGACGTTGCTACCAATGCATCTGGAGACTCTAACACTCCTGACAATatcacacactttcctgaaaatgCAGCTGCTACAATTGCGGAAGTTGCCGCCATCGTCTCTGGAAACAATAGCACTGCCCCTGAAAATCCTCTCAACAACACTACCCTTGGCAAGTCCAATTACAACTTTACTAGAGTCACTTCCACTACCATGCAAGGAGCCCTCAACATTGCTGCTGGAAGGTCACCCACTGCCAAGCCCAAAGAGACCATTGACACTAACATGACGGAGAATAGTGCTAGCACTCCTAGACAGATTAAGACTGCTCCAGAAGATGATCTCATCATTGCCCAAGAAAAAAGCACCATTGTATCCAGCAAGATAACAGATGAGACCCCTGTGGCCACAAGAGAGACCAGTGCTCCAGAATGGATCCCCACTGTCACCTCTGAAGAGACAAATATTGCCATACTTGGGGAGACCACAAACCCCACAGCTAGAGAGGCCACCATAGCCCTAGGTGAGATTGTAGCCTTGAGTCCTGGAGAGACACCAGAGACCACTGATACCTCTAGAGATATCTCTACTTCCATGGGCCAGAAAAAAGCTACCACCTATGAAGATGCCTCAGCTGCGTCAGAAAACACGCTTATTGGCACCCCAAGGAAAGAAGTTTTTAGTTGTTCAGTAGAGATCCCCGCTTCCGATTATGATGTCACCATAATTATTCACAGAAAGACATCAAAGACCCGCAACACTGCCAGATCTGGATTGAGTTCAGCCATTTGTCCTGGGGAGACTCCTACTACTGTCTCTGCGAAAGCTACCACCATCCACAGAGAGGCCTCCCCTACTGTAATTCAAAGGAACGTTCCCATTGCTCATACCCCTAAAGAGTCTCTCATGGCTGTGCCCAAAGAGATTACCTCAGTGTTCCAAGGGAAAATCAGTACTGTCAACCCAG TTGTATCTCCACCATACTGG